One window of the Candidatus Dependentiae bacterium genome contains the following:
- a CDS encoding queuosine precursor transporter: MMNELIFILHAIFISLTALGALYLGQAALVAFVCLQCVLANLFVIKQITLFGFTATSSDAFTIGSVIGLNLLQEYYGRPITRKAIWINFFLLVFYAVVSQIHLAYIPHIDDTMHQYFVPILGFMPRIVIASFTVYLISQTADYMLYGMLKRTLQNRLLIIRNYASIIITQLLDTVLFTFLGLYGIIGNLWEVVIISYSIKLLAIIVATPFVGLSKKIHELGK; this comes from the coding sequence ATGATGAATGAACTCATATTTATTTTACACGCTATTTTTATTAGTTTGACTGCACTGGGAGCTCTCTATTTGGGACAAGCAGCACTCGTTGCATTTGTGTGCTTACAATGTGTGCTGGCCAACCTGTTTGTTATTAAACAAATTACCTTGTTTGGGTTTACCGCTACCAGCTCTGATGCTTTTACTATAGGTTCAGTAATTGGCTTAAATTTATTGCAAGAATATTATGGGCGCCCTATTACCCGCAAAGCTATTTGGATCAATTTTTTTTTATTGGTATTTTATGCGGTAGTTTCACAAATCCATTTGGCTTATATTCCTCATATAGATGACACCATGCATCAATATTTTGTTCCCATATTGGGCTTCATGCCACGTATAGTAATCGCCTCGTTCACGGTCTATTTAATTTCTCAAACTGCAGACTATATGCTGTATGGAATGCTAAAGCGTACTCTGCAAAACCGGTTACTCATTATTCGCAACTATGCATCTATCATAATCACCCAGCTACTTGATACCGTTTTATTCACCTTTCTAGGGCTTTATGGCATCATCGGCAATTTGTGGGAAGTCGTGATAATCAGCTACTCCATAAAACTGCTAGCTATCATAGTTGCTACACCATTTGTAGGGTTATCTAAAAAAATTCATGAACTTGGAAAATAA